The Petropleomorpha daqingensis genome includes a window with the following:
- a CDS encoding arginine deiminase, whose product MSNVGATSEVGTLRTVLLHRPGPELRRLTPRNNDQLLFDGVPWVARAQEEHDAFAQALRDRGVEVLHLDRLLTEVLDFPAARAELIAAAVDDPRLGTTLQRATAAHMGDLAPEDLARTLIAGLAHDELRADGLAYRLLTPGEFVVPPLPNLLFTRDSSVWVGDEVAVTSLAMPARSRESTITAAVYTHHPRFAGVEQLYGAHLEHLEGGDVLLLAAGVVAVGVGERTTPGGAERLARQVFSRGLAHTVLVVPIAQQRATMHLDTIATMVDVDAMVMYPAVADSLVAWTVTCQTGAEDADDLELTVRGPAPFLAAAAEAMGIDRLRVIDTGLDPVTAEREQWDDGNNTLAIAPRVAVAYERNTVTNAALEAAGIEVVRIAGSELGSGRGGPRCMSCPISRDRL is encoded by the coding sequence ATGAGCAACGTCGGCGCGACCAGCGAGGTCGGCACCCTGCGCACCGTCCTGCTGCACCGCCCGGGCCCGGAGCTGCGCCGGCTCACCCCGCGCAACAACGACCAGCTGCTCTTCGACGGCGTCCCCTGGGTGGCCCGCGCGCAGGAGGAGCACGACGCCTTCGCGCAGGCGCTGCGCGACCGCGGCGTCGAGGTGCTGCACCTCGACCGGCTGCTCACCGAGGTGCTCGACTTCCCCGCCGCCCGCGCCGAGCTCATCGCCGCCGCCGTCGACGACCCCCGGCTGGGGACGACGCTGCAGCGCGCGACGGCGGCGCACATGGGCGACCTCGCCCCGGAGGACCTCGCCCGCACCCTCATCGCCGGCCTCGCGCACGACGAGCTGCGCGCCGACGGTCTCGCCTACCGGCTCCTGACCCCCGGCGAGTTCGTCGTCCCGCCGCTGCCCAACCTGCTGTTCACCCGCGACTCGTCGGTCTGGGTGGGCGACGAGGTGGCGGTGACCTCGCTGGCCATGCCGGCGCGATCGCGCGAGAGCACGATCACCGCAGCCGTCTACACCCACCACCCACGCTTCGCCGGCGTCGAGCAGCTCTACGGCGCCCACCTGGAGCACCTCGAGGGCGGCGACGTGCTGCTGCTCGCGGCCGGCGTGGTGGCGGTCGGCGTCGGCGAGCGGACGACGCCCGGCGGCGCCGAGCGGCTCGCCCGGCAGGTGTTCAGCCGCGGCCTGGCGCACACGGTGCTCGTCGTCCCGATCGCGCAGCAGCGGGCGACGATGCACCTGGACACCATCGCCACGATGGTCGACGTCGACGCGATGGTCATGTACCCGGCGGTGGCCGACTCGCTGGTGGCCTGGACGGTCACCTGCCAGACAGGCGCCGAGGACGCCGACGACCTCGAGCTCACCGTCCGCGGGCCGGCACCGTTCCTCGCCGCCGCGGCCGAGGCGATGGGCATCGACCGGCTGCGGGTCATCGACACCGGCCTCGACCCGGTCACCGCCGAGCGCGAGCAGTGGGACGACGGCAACAACACCCTGGCCATCGCGCCGCGGGTGGCCGTCGCCTACGAGCGCAACACCGTCACCAACGCCGCGCTGGAGGCCGCCGGCATCGAGGTCGTGCGGATCGCCGGCTCCGAGCTCGGCAGCGGCCGCGGCGGCCCCCGGTGCATGAGCTGCCCCATCTCCCGCGACCGCCTCTGA
- a CDS encoding SDR family oxidoreductase encodes MDLFDLTGKVAVVTGGTRGIGLMMARGLLQAGARVYLSARKADEGEQARAELAAFGTVRFVQADLSTEDACRALAAAVGEHEDELHVLVNNAGATWGAPLAEFPASAWDKVLDLNLKAPFFLTRAFLPLLEEAATDDDPARVVNVGSIDGLHVPPMHTYSYAASKAGLHHLTRVLAKELGPRRITVNAVAPGPFESKMMAATLDAFGTEIAARAPLGRIGRPDDMAGVVVYLTSRAGAYVTGAVVPVDGGIATTR; translated from the coding sequence GTGGACCTGTTCGACCTGACCGGCAAGGTGGCCGTGGTGACCGGGGGAACCCGGGGCATCGGGCTGATGATGGCCCGCGGGCTGCTGCAGGCCGGCGCCCGCGTGTACCTCAGCGCCCGCAAGGCCGACGAGGGCGAGCAGGCCCGCGCGGAGCTCGCCGCGTTCGGCACGGTGCGGTTCGTCCAGGCCGACCTGTCCACCGAGGACGCCTGCCGGGCGCTGGCCGCGGCCGTCGGCGAGCACGAGGACGAGCTGCACGTCCTGGTGAACAACGCCGGCGCCACGTGGGGCGCGCCGCTGGCCGAGTTCCCGGCCTCGGCCTGGGACAAGGTGCTCGACCTGAACCTCAAGGCGCCGTTCTTCCTCACCCGCGCGTTCCTGCCGCTGCTCGAGGAGGCCGCCACCGACGACGACCCGGCCCGCGTGGTCAACGTCGGCAGCATCGACGGGCTGCACGTCCCGCCGATGCACACGTACTCCTACGCCGCGTCGAAGGCGGGGCTGCACCACCTGACCCGCGTGCTGGCCAAGGAGCTCGGGCCGCGGCGGATCACCGTCAACGCCGTCGCACCCGGCCCGTTCGAGTCGAAGATGATGGCCGCGACGCTGGACGCCTTCGGCACCGAGATCGCCGCCCGCGCGCCGCTGGGCCGCATCGGCCGGCCCGACGACATGGCCGGTGTCGTCGTCTACCTGACGTCCCGCGCCGGGGCGTACGTCACCGGCGCCGTCGTCCCCGTGGACGGCGGCATCGCCACCACCCGCTAG
- the araA gene encoding L-arabinose isomerase, with product MNNPYAGAEIWFLTGSQDLYGEETLQQVAEQSQRVAAGLDDAGAVPARVVWKPVLKDAGAIRRAMGEANEDPNCLGVITWMHTFSPAKMWISGIDALRKPLLHLHTQADAALPWATIDMDFMNLNQAAHGDREYAFILTRLRQPRTTVAGHVSNPRVQARVGSWVRAAAGARAARSLKLARFGDNMRNVAVTESDKVEAELRFGVSVNTWGVNDLVAVVDAVPEKSVQALVEEYDDLYDMDADLRQGGARHDSVRYQARIEAALRTFLEDGGFGAFTTNFEDLGGLRQLPGLAVQRLMADGYGFGGEGDWKTSALLHVLKVAGHGLPGGTSFMEDYTYDLASDRPKILGAHMLEVCPSITTSRPRLEVHPLGIGDREDPARLVFTADPGPGITVGWSDLGDRFRWVANEIDVVEPSEPLPKLPVARAVWEPRPDFATATEGWLTAGGPHHTVLSTQLGAEEVTDLAEVFGTELVVIDADTTRRSLAKELRWSAAYHRLAQGL from the coding sequence GTGAACAACCCCTACGCCGGTGCGGAGATCTGGTTCCTGACCGGGAGCCAGGACCTCTACGGCGAGGAGACCCTGCAGCAGGTCGCCGAGCAGTCCCAGCGGGTGGCCGCCGGGCTCGACGACGCCGGCGCCGTCCCGGCCCGGGTGGTGTGGAAGCCCGTCCTCAAGGACGCCGGCGCCATCCGCCGCGCCATGGGCGAGGCGAACGAGGACCCGAACTGCCTCGGCGTCATCACCTGGATGCACACCTTCTCCCCGGCGAAGATGTGGATCTCCGGGATCGACGCGCTGCGCAAGCCGCTGCTGCACCTGCACACCCAGGCCGACGCCGCCCTGCCGTGGGCGACGATCGACATGGACTTCATGAACCTCAACCAGGCCGCCCACGGCGACCGGGAGTACGCCTTCATCCTCACCCGGCTGCGCCAGCCGCGGACGACGGTGGCCGGGCACGTGTCGAACCCGCGCGTGCAGGCCCGGGTCGGGTCGTGGGTGCGCGCCGCAGCGGGTGCCCGCGCCGCGCGGTCGCTCAAGCTGGCCCGCTTCGGCGACAACATGCGCAACGTCGCGGTCACCGAGTCGGACAAGGTCGAGGCCGAGCTGCGCTTCGGCGTCTCGGTGAACACCTGGGGCGTCAACGACCTGGTCGCGGTCGTCGACGCGGTGCCGGAGAAGTCGGTGCAGGCCCTCGTGGAGGAGTACGACGACCTCTACGACATGGACGCCGACCTGCGGCAGGGCGGCGCGCGGCACGACAGCGTGCGCTACCAGGCGCGGATCGAGGCGGCGCTGCGCACGTTCCTCGAGGACGGCGGCTTCGGCGCCTTCACGACCAACTTCGAGGACCTCGGCGGGCTGCGGCAGCTGCCCGGTCTCGCCGTCCAGCGGTTGATGGCCGACGGATACGGCTTCGGCGGCGAGGGCGACTGGAAGACCTCGGCGCTGCTGCACGTGCTCAAGGTCGCCGGCCACGGGCTGCCCGGCGGCACCTCGTTCATGGAGGACTACACCTACGACCTGGCCTCCGACCGGCCGAAGATCCTCGGCGCGCACATGCTCGAGGTCTGCCCGTCGATCACCACCTCGCGGCCGCGGCTCGAGGTGCACCCGCTCGGCATCGGCGACCGGGAGGACCCCGCCCGGCTGGTGTTCACCGCCGACCCGGGTCCGGGCATCACCGTCGGCTGGTCGGACCTCGGCGACCGGTTCCGCTGGGTGGCCAACGAGATCGACGTCGTCGAGCCCTCCGAGCCGCTGCCCAAGCTGCCCGTGGCCCGCGCCGTGTGGGAGCCGCGGCCGGACTTCGCCACCGCGACCGAGGGCTGGCTGACCGCCGGCGGGCCGCACCACACGGTGCTGTCCACGCAGCTCGGCGCCGAGGAGGTCACGGACCTGGCCGAGGTCTTCGGCACCGAGCTCGTGGTCATCGACGCCGACACCACGCGGCGCTCGCTGGCCAAGGAACTGCGCTGGAGCGCCGCCTACCACCGCCTCGCCCAGGGCCTCTGA